Proteins encoded within one genomic window of Manis pentadactyla isolate mManPen7 chromosome 4, mManPen7.hap1, whole genome shotgun sequence:
- the RPL23 gene encoding 60S ribosomal protein L23 isoform X1 yields the protein MSKRGRGGSSGAKFRISLGLPVGAVINCADNTGAKNLYIISVKGIKGRLNRLPAAGVGDMVMATVKKGKPELRKKVHPAVVIRQRKSYRRKDGVFLYFEDNAGVIVNNKGEMKGSAITGPVAKECADLWPRIASNAGSIA from the exons ATGTCGAAGCGAG gacGTGGTGGGTCCTCCGGTGCAAAATTCCGAATTTCCCTGGGTCTTCCAGTAGGAGCCGTGATCAATTGTGCTGACAACACAG GAGCCAAAAATCTGTACATCATCTCTGTGAAGGGGATCAAGGGACGACTGAATAGACTTCCTGCTGCTGGTGTGGGTGACATGGTGATGGCCACAGTCAAGAAAGGCAAACCAGAGCTCAGAAAGAAGG TACATCCAGCAGTGGTAATTCGACAACGAAAGTCATACAGGAGAAAAGATGGtgtgtttctttattttgaagataATGCGGGGGTCATAGTAAATAATAAAGGGGAGATGAAAG GTTCTGCCATCACAGGACCAGTTGCAAAGGAGTGTGCAGACTTGTGGCCCAGGATTGCATCCAATGCTGGGAGCATTGCATGA
- the SPMAP1 gene encoding LOW QUALITY PROTEIN: uncharacterized protein C17orf98 homolog (The sequence of the model RefSeq protein was modified relative to this genomic sequence to represent the inferred CDS: inserted 1 base in 1 codon): protein MAYLCECHLWLEKSFILDGVAVSSMARTYEHLRPKLWSAIPPYNAQQDHHARRYFQSPVVPPVLRKTDQDHGGTGRDGRIVDNIHSFGQGQRYLNRRNWAGTGHSLQQVTGHDHYNADLKMIKGFNGRFGYRRNTPALRQXPSVFGEVTRFRLF from the exons ATGGCGTACTTGTGCGAGTGTCATCTTTGGCTGGAGAAAAGCTTCATCTTGGATGGGGTCGCCGTGAGCTCCATGGCCCGCACCTATGAGCACTTGAGGCCTAAGCTCTGGTCTGCGATTCCGCCCTACAACGCGCAGCAGGACCACCACGCCCGCCGGTACTTCCAGAGTCCCGTGGTTCCGCCTGTTTTACGGAAAACTGATCAG GATCATGGTGGTACAGGAAGGGACGGCAGGATAGTGGATAATATCCACAGCTTCGGGCAGGGACAGAGATACCTCAACAGGAGAAACTGGGCAGGGACAG GGCATTCCCTCCAGCAGGTGACTGGGCATGATCACTACAATGCTGATCTCAAAATGATCAAGGGGTTCAATGGTCGGTTTGGCTATCGCAGGAACACCCCTGCCCTCCGCC CGCCATCTGTCTTTGGAGAAGTCACCCGATTCCGTCTCTTCTAA
- the LOC118934721 gene encoding TRAF family member-associated NF-kappa-B activator-like, giving the protein QVRRLEVFSPRKETSPRSLGIPLFHERGYIEKTFCDLKEEFHRICMLAKAQKDHLSKLNVPATATETQCSVPVQCIDKTDKQEALFKPQAEDYINRGAPCITSVTPRGLGRDEEDNNSFESLSKFNVKFPPMDSDSTFLHSTPERPKILGPAPSEAACQDKFNMELRDNPGNFAKTEETLFEIQGIDPIAPAVQSLKITDKTKPSNLVNTCIRTTLDRASCLPPGDHNALYVNTFPLQDPSDAPFPSLDSPGKAIRGPQQPVWKPFPNQDSDLSLVLSGTDSELHIPRVCEFCQTVFPPSIISRGDFLRHLNSHFNGET; this is encoded by the coding sequence caggtaagaAGACTAGAGGTTTTCTCTCCTAGAAAAGAAACTTCACCAAGGAGTCTTGGCATTCCTTTATTCCATGAAAGGGGTTATATAGAGAAGACTTTCTGTGatctgaaagaagaatttcatagAATATGCATGCTAGCAAAAGCTCAAAAAGACCACTTAAGCAAACTTAATGTACCAGCCACTGCAACTGAAACGCAATGCTCTGTGCCTGTACAGTGTATAGATAAAACAGATAAACAAGAAGCACTGTTTAAGCCTCAGGCTGAAGATTATATAAATAGAGGTGCACCATGCATCACATCTGTCACACCAAGAGGGCTGGGCCGAGATGAGGAAGACAACAACTCTTTTGAATCACTTTCTAAATTCAATGTCAAGTTTCCAcctatggacagtgactctacTTTCTTACACAGCACTCCAGAAAGACCCAAGATCCTTGGTCCTGCCCCATCTGAAGCAGCATGCCAGGATAAATTTAATATGGAGCTCAGAGACAACCCGGGAAACTTTGCTAAAACAGAAGAAACTTTGTTTGAAATTCAGGGAATTGACCCCATAGCTCCAGCTGTACAAAGTCTTAAGATAACTGACAAAACAAAACCCTCCAATCTTGTAAACACTTGTATCAGGACAACTCTGGATAGAGCTTCGTGTTTGCCGCCTGGAGACCATAATGCACTGTATGTAAATACATTCCCACTTCAGGACCCATCTGATGCACCTTTTCCTTCACTCGATTCCCCAGGAAAAGCTATCCGAGGACCACAGCAGCCTGTTTGGAAACCCTTTCCTAATCAAGACAGTGACTTATCATTGGTACTAAGTGGCACAGACTCCGAACTGCATATACCTCGAGTATGTGAATTCTGTCAAACAGTTTTCCCACCATCCATTATATCCAGGGGGGATTTCCTCCGGCATCTTAATTCACACTTTAATGGAGAGACTTAA
- the RPL23 gene encoding 60S ribosomal protein L23 isoform X2 — protein sequence MLGVTLTFLSQCALYLLPFYPFPAFKMSKRGRGGSSGAKFRISLGLPVGAVINCADNTGAKNLYIISVKGIKGRLNRLPAAGVGDMVMATVKKGKPELRKKGSAITGPVAKECADLWPRIASNAGSIA from the exons ATGCTGGGCGTGACGTTGACGTTCTTATCCCAGTGTGCTTTGTACCTACTTCCTTTTTATCCTTTTCCGGCCTTCAAGATGTCGAAGCGAG gacGTGGTGGGTCCTCCGGTGCAAAATTCCGAATTTCCCTGGGTCTTCCAGTAGGAGCCGTGATCAATTGTGCTGACAACACAG GAGCCAAAAATCTGTACATCATCTCTGTGAAGGGGATCAAGGGACGACTGAATAGACTTCCTGCTGCTGGTGTGGGTGACATGGTGATGGCCACAGTCAAGAAAGGCAAACCAGAGCTCAGAAAGAAGG GTTCTGCCATCACAGGACCAGTTGCAAAGGAGTGTGCAGACTTGTGGCCCAGGATTGCATCCAATGCTGGGAGCATTGCATGA